The sequence CTGCCCAAGGCCCTCCATGACCTCGGGGGTCGCACCCACCTGGCCGAGGCGGTCGTGCTGTCCACGTGCATGCGCACGGAGGTGTACGCCGAGGCGGAGAAGTTCCACGGCGCCATCGGGGACATCCGCAACTTCCTGGCCGAGATGTCGGGCGCCTCCCCCGAGAGCTTCAGTGACCACCTCTACACGTACTACGAGGACGCGGCGGTGGCCCACCTGTTCGAGGTGGCGGCCGGGCTGGACTCGGCGGTGGTCGGGGAGGGGGAGATCCTCGGCCAGGTCCGGGACGCGTGGGAGCGGGCGCGCGAGGAGGGGGCGGCCGGGCCGGCCCTCGGCAACCTCTTCCGCCACGCCATCGAGGTCGGCAAGCGGGCCCGGACCGAGACCGCCATCTCCCGGGGGGTGACCTCGGTGTCCCAGGCGGCGGTGGCCATGGCCGCCGACGTGCTGTGGGGCCTGTCCGGTCGCACCGTGCTGGTGGTCGGGGCCGGGGACATGGGCCGGGGGATGGCCGTGGCCCTGGCCGGGCGCGGGGTCGAGCGGGTCCTGGTCGCCAGCCGGAGCGAGGCCCGGGCCGCCGAGGTGGTCGCCGAGCTGCCGACCGAGGCCGGGGTGATCGACCTGTCCGACGTGCCCGACCAGCTCCGTTCCGTCGACCTGGTGCTCACCGGCACGGCGGCCTCGGGTCTGGTCTTCGGCGCCGAGGAGGTGGCGGCGGCCCTGGCCGAGCGGGCCGGCCGGCGCCTCCTGATGGTCGACATCGCCGTGCCGCGCGACGTCGACCCCGCCGTCCGGGAGCTGCCCGGGGTCACCCTGCTCGACATGGAGGACCTGGTGTCCTTCGCCGAGGCGGGGATGTCGGGCCGCAAGGCCGAGGTGACCCGGGTGCGGGAGATCATCGAGGAGGAGGTCCGCCGCTACGGGGAGCTCTCCACCGCCCGCACCGTGGCCCCGGTGGTGGCCGCCCTCCACGACCGGGCCGAGGCCCTGCGGGCCGCCGAGCTGGACCGGATGTCGGGCCGGTTGAGCTCGCTCGACGAGCGCCAGCGGCGGGCGGTCGAGACCCTCACGCGGGGCCTGGTGGCCAAGCTGCTCCACGACCCGACGGTCAGGTTGAAGGAGGAGGCGGGGACGCCACGCGGGGAGCGGCTGGCCGAAGCCCTGCGCACGCTCTTCGACATCTGAGGTGGTGAGGCTGCGCATCGCCACCCGGGGGAGCGCCCTGGCGCTGTGGCAGGCCCGGCACGTGGCGGCGCTGCTCCGCCAGGCCGCCCGGGAGGAACCCGGCGGGACCGCCGGCGGGGACGTCGAGATCGACGAGGTCGTGGTCCGCACGACCGGCGACGTTCGGCGCGACGTCCCGATCCACGAGATGGGCGGCCAGGGGGTGTTCGTGAAGGAGGTCCAGACCGCCGTCCTCGACGGCCGGGCCGACCTGGCCGTGCACTCGGCCAAGGACCTGCCGCCCCGCCCCGCCCCCGGCCTGGTCCTGGCCGCGGTCCCGGTCCGGGCCGACCCCCGCGACGCCCTGGTCGGGGCGGCGCTGGCCGATCTGCCGGCGGGGGCCCGGGTGGCGACGGGGTCGGTCCGCCGGCGGGCCCAGCTGGCGTGGCTGCGGCCCGACCTCACCTTCGTGGGGCTCCGGGGCAACATCGGCACCCGGATCGAGCGGGTGGGGGCCGAGGGGGCCGACCGGGTCGACGCCGTGGTCGTGGCCGCCGCCGCCCTGGAACGCCTAGACCTGGCGGACCGGGCGGCGGAGGTCCTCCCCGTGTCGGCGCTGCTGCCTCAGGTGGGCCAGGGCGCCCTGGCCGTCGAGTGCGCCGAGGACGCCAGGGGCTCCGGGGACCACGCCGAGCTGCTGCGCCTGCTGGCCCGCATCGAGGACCCCGGATCGCGGCGGGAGGTCGACGCCGAACGGGCCTTCCTCGACACCCTGGGCGGCGGGTGCGAGCTGCCAGTCGGCGCCCTGGCCCGGGCGGCGGCCGACGGGCGCACCCTGTCGATGGAGGTGATGCTGGCCAGCCTCGACGGGCGCATCGTGGCCCGCCACCGCTGCGAGGGCCCGGCGGGCCGGCCCGAGGAGTTGGGCCGCTCGGCGGCCGGGACCCTCCCGGCGTGGAGCGGCACGGGAACGTGACCGTCTACCTGGTCGGGGCCGGGCCCGGGGACCCGGGGCTGATCACCGTCCGGGGCGCCGAGGTCCTGGGGCGCGCCGACGTGGTCGTCTACGACCGGCTGGCCGACCCCCGCCTCCTGGAGCTGGCGCCGCCGGGGGCCGAGCGGGTCGACGTCGGCAAGCGCCCCGGCGGCCCGGTGGACCAGGAATCGATCAACGCCCTGCTGGTCGGGCGGGGCCGCACGGGGCAGGTGGTCGTCCGGCTCAAGGGGGGGGACCCCTTCGTGTTCGGCCGCGGCGGCGAGGAGGCCGCCGCCCTCGCCGCCGCATCCATCCCCTTCGAGGTGGTGCCGGGAGTGAGCGCGGCGGTGGCCGTCCCCGCCTACGCCGGCATCCCGGTGACCCACCGGGGCCTGTCCGCGTCGCTCACGGTGGTGACCGGGCACAGCCGTAACGACCCCGACCCCGAACCGGACTGGGACCTGCTGGCCCGCTCCGGCGGGACCCTGGTGGTGCTGATGGGCGTGGCCCACCGGGACCGGGTGGCCGACCGGCTTATGGCCGGAGGCCTCCGCCCCGACACCCCGGTGGCGGCGGTGATGTGGGGCACCCGCCCCGAGCAGCGCACCGTGCGCACCACCCTGGCCGGGTTGGCCGGGGCGGACGTCGAGCCCCCCGCCACCCTCGTCATCGGGGCCGTGGCCGCTCTCGACCTGTCGTGGTACGAGCGCCGGCCCCTGCTCGGCCGACGGGTGGTCGTGACCCGGACGGCGGAGCAGGCCGGTGAGCTGTCGGCCCGGCTGGCCGAGGCGGGGGCCGAGGTGGTCGAGGTCGCGACCCTGGCCGTCGCCGACCCGGGGGACGGCAGCGAGGGACTGGTGGCGGCAGCGGGCCGCCTCGCCCGGTTCGACTGGGTGGTGCTCACCTCGGCCAACGCCGTGGAGCGGGTGTTCGCCCACCTCCACGACGCCCGCGACCTGGGCCCGGCCCGGGTGGCGGCGGTCGGGCCGGCCACCGCCGCCGCCCTCGCCCGCCACGGGGTGCGGGCCAACCTGGTGGCCCGGCGCTCGTCGGGGGCGGCCCTGGCCGACGAGATCCCCGACCCGCCGGGGCGGGTGCTGCTGGCCCGGGCCGAGGTGGCCGACCCGGCCCTGCCCGAGAAGCTGGCCGGGCGGGGCTTCGAGGTGGAGGAGGTGGCCGCCTACCGGACGGTCCCGCTCCCGGTCCCGGTCGGCCTCCTCGAGCGGGCGGCGGGAGCCGACGTGGTCACCTTCGCGTCGGGGTCCGCCGTCGACTCGTACCTGGCCGCCGGCGCCGGCGTGGGCCCGGGCCAGCTGGTGGCGTGCATCGGGCCGGTGACCGCCGAGGCGGCCCGGCGGGCCGGGCTGGACGTGGCGGCGGTGGCCGGCGACGCCAGCCTCGACGCCCTCGTCGACGCCGTAATCGGCGCTCTAGCCTTGAAGAAATGAGCTTCCCCGACCGCCGCATGCGCCGGCTGCGCCGCACGCCCGCCCTGCGCCGGCTGGTCGCGGAGACCACGGTGCGCACCGACGACCTGATCGCGCCGCTGTTCGTGCGCGAGGGCGTGCAGGAGCCGGTGCCGATCCAGAGCCTGCCCGGCCACTTCCAGCACTCGCGGGCCAGCCTGGTGAAGGAGGTGGCCCGGCTGGCCGACCTCGGCATCCCCGGCGTCATCCTCTTCGGGCTGCCCGCCACCAAGGACCCCGAGGGGTCGCAGGCGTGGGCGCCGGACGGGATCGTGCAGGTGGCCCTGGCCGACCTGCGGGAGCGGCACGGGGACTCGCTGGTCCTGATGGCCGACCTCTGCCTCGACGAGTACACCGACCACGGCCACTGCGGCGTGCTCGACGCCGAGGGCGGCGTGGACAACGACGCCACCCTGGAGCTGTACGCCCGCACCGCCCTGGCCCAGGCCGACGCCGGAGCGGCGGTGGTGGCGCCGTCGGGGATGATGGACGGCCAGGTGGCGGCCATCCGCTCCGCCCTCGACAGCTCCGGCCACCTCGACGTGGTGGTGATGGCCTACGCCGCCAAGTACGCCTCGGCCC comes from Acidimicrobiales bacterium and encodes:
- the hemC gene encoding hydroxymethylbilane synthase, which translates into the protein MRLRIATRGSALALWQARHVAALLRQAAREEPGGTAGGDVEIDEVVVRTTGDVRRDVPIHEMGGQGVFVKEVQTAVLDGRADLAVHSAKDLPPRPAPGLVLAAVPVRADPRDALVGAALADLPAGARVATGSVRRRAQLAWLRPDLTFVGLRGNIGTRIERVGAEGADRVDAVVVAAAALERLDLADRAAEVLPVSALLPQVGQGALAVECAEDARGSGDHAELLRLLARIEDPGSRREVDAERAFLDTLGGGCELPVGALARAAADGRTLSMEVMLASLDGRIVARHRCEGPAGRPEELGRSAAGTLPAWSGTGT
- the hemB gene encoding porphobilinogen synthase; its protein translation is MSFPDRRMRRLRRTPALRRLVAETTVRTDDLIAPLFVREGVQEPVPIQSLPGHFQHSRASLVKEVARLADLGIPGVILFGLPATKDPEGSQAWAPDGIVQVALADLRERHGDSLVLMADLCLDEYTDHGHCGVLDAEGGVDNDATLELYARTALAQADAGAAVVAPSGMMDGQVAAIRSALDSSGHLDVVVMAYAAKYASALYGPFREAVDVQIAGGGDRRGYQQDVRNAREALAEVALDLDEGADIV
- a CDS encoding glutamyl-tRNA reductase gives rise to the protein MSVVVVGLNRTVPLRLLERMMVTDATLPKALHDLGGRTHLAEAVVLSTCMRTEVYAEAEKFHGAIGDIRNFLAEMSGASPESFSDHLYTYYEDAAVAHLFEVAAGLDSAVVGEGEILGQVRDAWERAREEGAAGPALGNLFRHAIEVGKRARTETAISRGVTSVSQAAVAMAADVLWGLSGRTVLVVGAGDMGRGMAVALAGRGVERVLVASRSEARAAEVVAELPTEAGVIDLSDVPDQLRSVDLVLTGTAASGLVFGAEEVAAALAERAGRRLLMVDIAVPRDVDPAVRELPGVTLLDMEDLVSFAEAGMSGRKAEVTRVREIIEEEVRRYGELSTARTVAPVVAALHDRAEALRAAELDRMSGRLSSLDERQRRAVETLTRGLVAKLLHDPTVRLKEEAGTPRGERLAEALRTLFDI
- the cobA gene encoding uroporphyrinogen-III C-methyltransferase yields the protein MERHGNVTVYLVGAGPGDPGLITVRGAEVLGRADVVVYDRLADPRLLELAPPGAERVDVGKRPGGPVDQESINALLVGRGRTGQVVVRLKGGDPFVFGRGGEEAAALAAASIPFEVVPGVSAAVAVPAYAGIPVTHRGLSASLTVVTGHSRNDPDPEPDWDLLARSGGTLVVLMGVAHRDRVADRLMAGGLRPDTPVAAVMWGTRPEQRTVRTTLAGLAGADVEPPATLVIGAVAALDLSWYERRPLLGRRVVVTRTAEQAGELSARLAEAGAEVVEVATLAVADPGDGSEGLVAAAGRLARFDWVVLTSANAVERVFAHLHDARDLGPARVAAVGPATAAALARHGVRANLVARRSSGAALADEIPDPPGRVLLARAEVADPALPEKLAGRGFEVEEVAAYRTVPLPVPVGLLERAAGADVVTFASGSAVDSYLAAGAGVGPGQLVACIGPVTAEAARRAGLDVAAVAGDASLDALVDAVIGALALKK